From Methanocalculus natronophilus, one genomic window encodes:
- a CDS encoding SMP-30/gluconolactonase/LRE family protein: MITSSVIGEARFGNPELERGEREEKIGSNHQEHAMNNTNDWNRGDPTRGDISQTGSQNTSQKYNNRNDSSTNDSTSENSENSNNPSGYIFVKSLSFKGIWSSPRGVAVHADGTLYVADLSNHIIRKFDSSGTLVAEFGSWGTGEGQFWKPRGLAIDHNGDIYVADSRNNRIQKFDSHGTFIGTWGAWGPEMGEFEWPLGVAVDRYGYVYVIDSGNNRIQKFDSAGTFIIEWRIDDSLTFSGDTEARLPQGIAVDRKGNVFVADTGHACIRQFDDVGNLISTWGREGQAEGEFSQPGGISVDCDGNLYVADTGNARIQKFSSNGTFITMWGRYGSGEREFKKPYDVTLDRNGTVYVADSENHRIQIFAGSRSERVMSDTSISTGLKQEEQLQPAAGRTTGTIPSAPEGKPASSAENPAAPAEREIPPFRFTRSAKIREAGGDAANATAGWELSGKRSETETSIHEEESMKKTQPGECIGTWGIQGTGKGEFKAPFSISIDADQLIYVADSWNNRIQKFDENGNIIATWGHWGTEDGQFQNPEGVAADTRGNVFVADTDNNRIQKFDTNGKFITQWGLFGSSTGRFNSPLGIATDSSGFVYVVEYWNNRVQKFATDGRFIEKLGSFGSGDGQFIYPRGIAIDTEGNIYVADIGNHRIQKFSHAGAFLLQWGSEGTNDGEFKKPEGVAVDSKGYVYVADTDNHRIQVFDKNGRFITKWGEKGTREGYFSRPHDLAIDGRGNVYVVDTENHRIQKFSPVLVSQEEGSAVEEERENLVQPEEPAARVAGAGDAASGIASLKDVEAAFETAFGAEKEKPVADFTATPFAGSAPLAVRFSDRSKGSPRSWFWEFGDGSTSEEQNPQRTYETPGIYPVSLTVTNPDGRDTRTKEEAITVTEAPQVPFTDVSRDAETDADTDADIDAALEIEPDAAQEATGDAGAVHKRATAFPESGPAAPSTSREEAPAAEVLLPDEEAPEQPGIPQQVIEEEMPVPGELPPPVPDETPAAGEGPEELAEEQIPDDVEEVEELILEPSEELLLDEYLKEPDIYDTRQPVQQIPGHEKGVADELPVPDEAPRAGEMPEELAEETPEEPQADIPAFDHLPEELVEELPEEQRIEQAIEPTEEQNKEPVDGALPDESYTAPDAPGTPGEEPLPGVPSRSLYIGTVAVSIDYLIRHPEEGAACVNRLVSEEKVPMEELVYTLNDELLSSSTNQPVPVEEKKKRILAVQSFIDADGITHTIRQQQFAAAAIQVGALGFCQIRISHVHELPGATHFRIQASPHLQAIGSSDPVTFVGTGTQSLEITDVSGSLFATGTFEIPAAYGIHEMTIILEKIMERGADEQ; this comes from the coding sequence ATGATTACAAGTAGTGTGATCGGGGAAGCCAGGTTCGGGAACCCGGAATTGGAGAGAGGAGAGAGAGAAGAGAAGATCGGAAGCAACCATCAAGAGCATGCCATGAACAACACCAATGATTGGAACAGGGGTGATCCAACGCGTGGAGACATCAGCCAGACTGGCAGCCAGAATACCAGCCAAAAATATAACAACAGAAATGACAGCAGCACAAACGACAGCACCAGTGAGAACAGTGAGAACAGCAATAACCCCTCCGGCTACATCTTTGTGAAAAGCCTGAGTTTCAAAGGCATCTGGTCATCACCGCGTGGAGTCGCCGTGCATGCCGACGGGACGCTCTATGTCGCCGACCTCTCCAACCATATAATAAGGAAATTTGACTCTTCCGGGACGCTGGTTGCGGAATTTGGATCCTGGGGCACAGGAGAGGGGCAGTTCTGGAAACCCCGGGGACTCGCCATAGATCACAATGGCGACATATATGTTGCTGATAGCAGAAACAACCGCATCCAGAAGTTTGATTCCCACGGCACATTCATCGGCACCTGGGGGGCATGGGGACCAGAGATGGGAGAATTTGAGTGGCCCCTTGGTGTTGCAGTAGACAGGTACGGGTATGTCTATGTCATAGACAGCGGCAACAACCGGATCCAGAAATTCGATAGTGCAGGCACATTCATCATAGAATGGAGGATAGACGACTCGCTCACCTTCTCAGGCGATACCGAGGCCCGCCTCCCCCAGGGTATCGCTGTTGACAGAAAAGGAAATGTCTTTGTGGCTGACACCGGCCATGCCTGCATCCGCCAGTTCGACGATGTAGGCAACCTGATATCCACCTGGGGACGCGAGGGGCAGGCAGAGGGAGAGTTTAGCCAGCCCGGCGGCATCTCTGTGGATTGCGATGGTAATCTCTATGTCGCAGATACCGGAAACGCCCGTATCCAGAAATTCAGCAGCAATGGCACATTCATCACCATGTGGGGCCGATACGGCTCAGGTGAGCGGGAGTTCAAAAAACCATACGATGTCACGCTGGACAGAAACGGCACCGTCTATGTAGCAGATTCAGAAAACCACCGCATCCAGATCTTTGCAGGCAGCAGATCAGAACGGGTTATGTCAGATACATCTATCAGTACTGGATTAAAACAGGAGGAACAGCTGCAACCGGCAGCAGGCAGGACGACAGGTACCATACCGTCTGCCCCTGAAGGAAAGCCGGCTTCTTCGGCAGAAAACCCGGCTGCCCCGGCAGAACGAGAGATCCCCCCCTTCAGGTTCACCAGGAGTGCAAAGATCAGGGAGGCGGGTGGCGATGCAGCGAATGCGACCGCCGGTTGGGAATTGTCGGGGAAGAGATCAGAGACAGAAACCAGCATACATGAGGAAGAGTCCATGAAGAAGACGCAGCCTGGTGAGTGTATAGGCACCTGGGGAATCCAGGGAACAGGGAAAGGCGAGTTTAAAGCACCCTTCAGCATATCCATTGATGCGGATCAGTTGATCTATGTCGCAGATTCATGGAACAACCGGATCCAGAAATTTGATGAAAACGGGAATATCATTGCCACATGGGGACACTGGGGGACAGAAGATGGCCAGTTCCAGAACCCTGAAGGGGTGGCTGCCGATACGAGAGGCAACGTCTTTGTTGCAGATACAGACAATAACCGGATCCAGAAGTTCGATACAAACGGGAAATTCATCACACAATGGGGTTTGTTTGGCTCCAGCACCGGAAGATTCAATTCTCCACTCGGTATCGCAACAGATAGTTCGGGTTTTGTCTATGTGGTGGAATACTGGAATAACCGGGTGCAGAAGTTCGCAACCGATGGCAGATTCATCGAAAAACTGGGATCATTTGGATCGGGTGACGGCCAGTTCATCTACCCCCGGGGAATAGCCATTGACACAGAAGGAAACATCTATGTCGCCGATATCGGCAACCACAGGATACAGAAGTTTTCTCACGCCGGTGCATTTCTCCTGCAGTGGGGATCTGAGGGCACAAATGACGGTGAATTCAAAAAACCCGAGGGCGTTGCTGTTGATTCAAAGGGCTATGTCTACGTGGCAGATACAGACAACCACAGGATCCAGGTATTTGACAAGAACGGCCGCTTCATCACAAAATGGGGGGAGAAAGGCACACGTGAGGGTTATTTCAGCAGGCCACATGATCTGGCAATAGATGGACGGGGAAATGTATATGTTGTCGATACCGAGAACCACCGGATACAGAAGTTCTCTCCTGTTCTAGTCAGCCAGGAAGAAGGATCAGCAGTCGAAGAAGAGAGAGAAAACCTGGTTCAACCAGAAGAGCCGGCCGCCAGGGTAGCAGGAGCGGGAGACGCAGCATCTGGGATCGCTTCTTTGAAAGACGTTGAAGCAGCCTTTGAAACAGCATTTGGGGCAGAAAAGGAGAAGCCTGTTGCAGACTTTACGGCCACACCCTTTGCGGGAAGTGCCCCGCTCGCTGTCAGGTTCTCTGACAGATCCAAGGGCAGCCCCAGATCATGGTTCTGGGAATTTGGCGACGGCTCCACTTCTGAAGAGCAGAATCCTCAAAGGACATACGAAACCCCTGGGATATACCCGGTCTCCCTGACTGTGACAAATCCGGATGGCAGAGACACCCGGACAAAAGAGGAGGCAATAACCGTCACCGAGGCCCCACAAGTACCGTTTACAGATGTATCCAGGGATGCTGAAACCGATGCAGACACTGATGCAGACATTGATGCTGCTCTCGAGATCGAACCAGATGCAGCCCAAGAGGCCACAGGAGATGCCGGTGCTGTTCACAAAAGAGCCACAGCATTTCCGGAATCCGGACCCGCCGCACCTTCCACCAGCAGAGAGGAAGCACCCGCAGCTGAGGTTTTGCTCCCTGATGAAGAGGCACCGGAACAGCCCGGGATACCGCAGCAGGTAATCGAAGAAGAGATGCCAGTTCCAGGTGAGCTGCCGCCGCCTGTACCAGACGAGACTCCTGCAGCAGGAGAGGGCCCGGAGGAGCTGGCTGAAGAGCAAATACCTGATGACGTGGAGGAAGTGGAAGAGCTGATCCTGGAGCCTTCAGAAGAGCTGCTGCTGGATGAATACCTCAAGGAACCGGATATATACGATACACGACAGCCAGTACAACAGATCCCGGGGCACGAGAAAGGGGTCGCTGATGAGCTGCCAGTACCGGATGAGGCTCCCCGGGCAGGAGAGATGCCAGAGGAGCTGGCAGAGGAGACACCAGAAGAGCCACAGGCAGATATACCGGCTTTTGACCACCTGCCAGAAGAGTTGGTGGAGGAGCTCCCTGAAGAGCAGAGAATCGAACAAGCGATAGAGCCAACTGAAGAGCAGAACAAAGAGCCAGTGGACGGGGCCCTGCCTGATGAAAGCTATACAGCTCCTGACGCTCCGGGCACCCCGGGGGAGGAGCCATTACCCGGCGTCCCATCCCGTTCTCTCTATATCGGGACAGTGGCAGTCTCTATCGACTACCTCATCAGGCATCCGGAAGAGGGAGCAGCGTGTGTCAACAGGCTTGTCTCTGAAGAGAAGGTACCAATGGAGGAGCTTGTGTATACACTCAATGATGAGCTGCTCAGCTCCTCAACCAATCAGCCTGTTCCAGTGGAAGAGAAGAAGAAGAGAATTCTGGCCGTTCAAAGCTTTATTGATGCAGATGGCATCACGCATACCATCAGGCAGCAACAGTTTGCAGCAGCCGCCATACAGGTTGGAGCACTCGGCTTCTGCCAGATCAGAATCTCCCATGTTCACGAACTCCCGGGTGCCACGCATTTCAGGATACAGGCAAGTCCCCATCTCCAGGCAATCGGCAGCAGTGATCCGGTCACATTTGTGGGAACAGGTACACAAAGCCTTGAGATAACCGATGTATCCGGATCTCTTTTTGCAACAGGAACATTTGAGATACCTGCTGCCTATGGAATCCATGAAATGACAATTATTTTGGAGAAAATCATGGAGAGGGGTGCAGACGAGCAGTGA
- a CDS encoding propionyl-CoA synthetase — protein sequence MSGEYEEAFNESIENPVAFWGNAAQRIRWIQEYDTVLNSDNPPFYRWFEGGIVNTCYNALDYHVEEGRGEQVALIYDSPVTGTIKKYTYLELLDAVARCAGGFQALGINRGDRVIIYMPMIPEAVIAMLACARIGAIHSVVFGGFASRELAKRIDDAEPALIVSASCGIEVDRIIPYKPLLDEALSISSHMPKACIYVQRREHPIELNPETEISWESLLAADPAPVVPVKATDPLYLLYTSGTTGKPKGVVRDNGGHLVALHWSMEYIYGMKPGEVYWAASDIGWVVGHSYIVYGPLLYGCTTILYEGKSVGTPDPGSFWRVIEEHGVSVLFCAPTAFRAIRKEDPDGEYISRYDLTSLRMLFLAGERCDPDTLHWAEEMLSVPVIDHWWQTETGWAIGANCAGLELLPIKPGSCTKPVPGYDIQVLNSEEKPLAPGEPGNVVVKMPLPPGCFTTLWNNDADYRTSYFSAYPGYYLTSDAGFIDADGYLWIMGRTDDIINVAGHRLSTGAMEEVLASHPDVAECAVSGVYDPVKGEIPLGFVVVQSGSAIDAGILESELIQLVRQKIGPIASFKTVVLVKRLPKTRSGKILRGTLKKIADGAPYTVPATIDDPVILDEIHESLQAIGYPKQ from the coding sequence ATGAGCGGAGAATATGAAGAGGCATTCAATGAGTCAATAGAGAACCCGGTTGCATTCTGGGGGAATGCAGCTCAACGGATCAGGTGGATACAGGAGTACGATACCGTTCTCAACAGCGACAATCCACCCTTTTACCGGTGGTTTGAAGGAGGTATCGTCAATACCTGCTATAATGCTCTTGATTACCATGTCGAGGAAGGCAGGGGCGAGCAGGTTGCCCTGATCTATGACAGCCCGGTGACAGGCACAATCAAAAAGTACACCTATCTCGAGCTCCTCGATGCTGTTGCACGTTGTGCCGGCGGGTTCCAGGCACTCGGGATCAACAGGGGCGACAGGGTCATCATCTATATGCCGATGATCCCGGAAGCCGTCATCGCCATGCTCGCCTGTGCACGAATCGGGGCGATTCACTCCGTAGTCTTTGGGGGCTTTGCCTCACGTGAGCTGGCAAAACGGATTGATGATGCAGAACCCGCATTGATTGTATCTGCCTCCTGCGGAATCGAGGTGGACCGGATCATACCCTACAAGCCGCTCCTTGATGAAGCCCTCTCCATCTCCTCTCATATGCCAAAGGCATGCATCTATGTCCAGAGAAGAGAACATCCAATTGAACTGAACCCCGAAACCGAGATCTCCTGGGAGAGCCTGCTTGCAGCAGATCCGGCACCAGTTGTTCCGGTGAAGGCAACAGATCCCCTCTACCTCCTCTACACATCCGGCACAACCGGAAAGCCGAAGGGTGTTGTGAGAGACAACGGCGGCCATCTTGTTGCTCTCCACTGGAGCATGGAGTATATCTACGGCATGAAACCAGGAGAAGTATACTGGGCAGCCTCGGATATCGGATGGGTCGTCGGCCACTCCTATATCGTCTACGGGCCGCTCCTGTATGGGTGCACGACGATCCTCTATGAAGGAAAGTCGGTTGGGACACCTGATCCCGGCTCCTTCTGGCGGGTCATCGAAGAACACGGGGTATCAGTCCTCTTCTGTGCACCAACAGCATTCCGGGCAATCAGAAAGGAAGATCCAGATGGCGAGTACATCAGCAGGTATGATCTCACGTCACTGCGGATGCTCTTCCTCGCAGGTGAACGATGCGACCCGGACACCCTCCACTGGGCAGAAGAAATGCTCTCTGTGCCGGTCATCGATCACTGGTGGCAGACAGAGACCGGGTGGGCAATCGGGGCAAACTGCGCCGGCCTTGAACTGCTCCCAATAAAACCCGGCTCCTGCACAAAGCCGGTGCCAGGCTATGACATCCAGGTGCTGAATTCAGAAGAGAAGCCATTAGCTCCCGGAGAACCAGGAAACGTCGTGGTAAAGATGCCGCTTCCTCCAGGCTGCTTCACGACACTCTGGAATAATGACGCAGATTACAGGACTTCCTACTTCTCGGCATATCCGGGCTATTACCTCACCTCTGATGCAGGCTTTATTGATGCTGATGGCTATCTCTGGATCATGGGCAGGACAGATGATATCATCAATGTTGCCGGCCATCGCCTCTCAACAGGAGCTATGGAAGAGGTGCTTGCGTCCCACCCCGATGTCGCGGAATGTGCCGTCTCGGGCGTATATGATCCAGTCAAAGGCGAGATCCCACTCGGCTTTGTGGTGGTACAATCCGGATCAGCAATAGATGCCGGCATACTTGAATCAGAATTAATCCAGCTCGTCCGTCAGAAGATTGGTCCTATTGCGTCCTTTAAAACCGTTGTACTCGTGAAGAGACTCCCAAAAACCCGGTCAGGAAAGATACTCAGGGGCACACTAAAAAAGATCGCAGATGGCGCGCCATACACCGTACCTGCAACAATCGATGATCCGGTAATCCTTGATGAGATACACGAGTCACTTCAGGCAATTGGATACCCAAAACAGTAA
- a CDS encoding hybrid sensor histidine kinase/response regulator, with protein sequence MTAHTLLYIDDEPGLLEIGRMFLEQNKKMIVSTCESARDAIGILQKHSFDAIISDYQMPGMNGIQFLKYLRQNGDRTPFIIFTGKGREEVVIEAFNNGADFYLQKGGDARSQFAELQNKVRHAIERKNAEEALRRSEERYRNVVETQTEYICRFKPDGTHIFVNDAYCRFYGKAEEEIIGSRFKPVIHDEDKEEVSRTFAGLTPDNPSCYNKQRIIMPNGDIVWQRWSTRAFFDTKGKVYEYQSVGRDITEQMQREDELREINTELMAAYEQLAASEEEIRQQLDEIITAQQALRESEQRYQAVIESQSEFISRFRPDGTHILVNDAYARYFGKTKEEFLGEQFEPEIHPEDQARVQAFFASLTEANPAGRIEHRIIMPDGSIRWQEWSDHAIYNKNGRIKEYQSVGRDITDRKSAEEALRLTNNKLHLLTSVTRHDILNMIMVVRGYLKLTNKSEISPVVEKNLRKMETAVLAIERQLMFTREYEQLGASDPAWIPMHTSIRKITDSRLSLSCQGPEVTLFADPMIEKVFSNLYDNTLRHGDGATSIRITTEQADTDLLITWEDDGTGIPEDTKEHIFTRGVGRNTGYGLFLAREILAITGMSITETGTPGEGARFEIVVPEGRYMIG encoded by the coding sequence ATGACTGCACACACACTCCTCTACATTGATGATGAACCCGGTCTTCTCGAAATTGGGAGAATGTTTCTCGAACAGAACAAGAAAATGATCGTTTCGACCTGTGAAAGTGCTCGTGACGCAATAGGCATTCTTCAAAAACATTCATTTGACGCAATTATTTCTGACTACCAGATGCCGGGGATGAATGGCATTCAGTTTCTGAAGTATCTCAGGCAGAACGGTGACAGAACACCATTCATTATCTTTACCGGGAAAGGGCGTGAGGAGGTTGTTATTGAAGCATTCAACAACGGAGCTGACTTTTACCTCCAGAAAGGAGGGGATGCACGATCACAGTTTGCTGAACTACAGAACAAGGTCAGGCATGCAATTGAGCGGAAAAATGCAGAGGAGGCCCTGAGAAGAAGTGAAGAGCGGTATAGAAATGTTGTCGAGACGCAGACAGAATACATCTGCAGGTTCAAACCGGATGGAACACACATTTTTGTAAATGATGCATACTGCCGCTTCTATGGGAAGGCCGAAGAAGAGATCATTGGAAGCCGTTTCAAGCCCGTCATCCATGACGAGGACAAAGAAGAGGTGTCCCGTACTTTTGCAGGTCTCACCCCGGATAACCCTTCCTGCTATAATAAGCAGCGGATCATCATGCCTAATGGAGACATTGTCTGGCAGCGGTGGAGCACCCGTGCATTCTTTGATACAAAGGGAAAAGTCTATGAATACCAGTCTGTTGGACGGGATATAACCGAACAGATGCAGCGTGAAGATGAGCTCCGGGAAATAAATACCGAGCTTATGGCGGCATATGAACAGCTCGCCGCCAGTGAAGAAGAGATTCGTCAGCAGCTTGATGAGATCATCACCGCCCAGCAGGCACTTCGGGAAAGTGAACAGCGCTACCAGGCTGTTATCGAATCCCAGAGTGAGTTCATCTCCAGGTTCAGGCCCGATGGAACCCATATCCTCGTCAATGACGCCTATGCCCGGTACTTTGGAAAAACAAAAGAAGAGTTCCTTGGAGAACAGTTTGAACCAGAGATCCATCCAGAGGATCAGGCACGAGTACAGGCATTCTTTGCATCACTCACAGAAGCAAACCCTGCCGGGAGAATCGAGCACCGGATCATCATGCCTGATGGTTCGATCCGGTGGCAGGAGTGGAGTGACCATGCCATATATAATAAAAATGGCCGTATCAAAGAATACCAGTCTGTCGGACGGGATATTACCGACAGGAAGTCTGCAGAAGAGGCACTCCGCCTGACAAATAACAAACTCCACCTGCTCACAAGCGTCACCAGGCACGATATCCTCAACATGATCATGGTCGTACGTGGCTACCTCAAGCTTACAAACAAAAGCGAGATCAGCCCGGTGGTTGAAAAAAACCTCAGGAAGATGGAGACGGCAGTATTGGCAATAGAGCGCCAGCTTATGTTCACCCGGGAGTATGAGCAGCTTGGTGCCTCAGATCCTGCATGGATACCAATGCATACCTCCATCAGAAAGATCACCGACTCGCGCCTCTCACTCTCCTGCCAGGGCCCAGAGGTCACACTCTTTGCAGACCCGATGATTGAGAAGGTCTTCTCAAACCTCTATGATAACACGCTCCGCCATGGAGACGGTGCAACCAGCATCCGTATTACCACTGAACAGGCCGATACAGATCTGCTGATCACCTGGGAGGACGATGGAACAGGCATCCCCGAGGATACAAAGGAGCACATTTTCACCCGTGGAGTCGGGAGAAATACCGGCTATGGCTTATTCCTTGCCCGTGAGATACTGGCTATCACCGGAATGTCGATTACTGAAACCGGAACACCGGGTGAGGGTGCCCGGTTTGAGATTGTGGTTCCGGAAGGCAGGTACATGATAGGGTAA
- a CDS encoding response regulator, whose product MNMTKQILIVEDDPLIARILSDRLKKLGYGVSGMVTSADDAIMHAIEFTPDLVMMDIGLEGKASGISAAKYIYLFFSIPVVFCTAYSGLDCLNRAKEAMPFGFVQKPFTDRDLLNSIEMAMNSYEAYRQTEVDPHSFREVIHLDLGIIFVDADGKIIYSNPYAEHMTSISHKKSFFESIERVIDYDHAASTGYKSTSNSLLETVREVAAIGRATDIVIKSKIFKKRKAFKMNVKARKDKRGAIIGYMIKLEEDFNRSRELNKMNNTQKKPGTKPQTRLK is encoded by the coding sequence ATGAACATGACAAAACAGATACTGATTGTTGAAGACGATCCTTTGATCGCACGGATCCTGTCTGATCGGTTGAAGAAACTTGGATATGGAGTTTCGGGAATGGTAACCTCAGCCGATGATGCGATCATGCATGCAATCGAGTTTACACCTGATCTGGTCATGATGGATATCGGGCTCGAAGGGAAAGCAAGCGGGATTTCTGCGGCAAAATACATCTACCTCTTCTTTTCGATCCCGGTTGTCTTCTGTACTGCATACTCCGGGCTGGATTGTCTGAACAGAGCCAAAGAGGCGATGCCTTTTGGCTTTGTCCAAAAACCCTTTACTGACCGGGATCTGCTCAATTCCATAGAAATGGCAATGAATTCATATGAAGCATACCGCCAGACTGAAGTCGATCCGCACAGCTTCAGGGAGGTCATTCACCTTGATCTGGGAATTATCTTTGTTGATGCCGATGGAAAAATCATCTATTCAAATCCCTATGCCGAACATATGACCAGCATATCCCATAAGAAATCATTCTTTGAATCAATAGAGAGAGTTATAGATTACGACCATGCAGCATCAACAGGATACAAAAGTACCTCAAACTCGCTTCTCGAAACAGTACGCGAGGTTGCTGCTATCGGCAGGGCAACTGACATCGTGATAAAATCAAAGATCTTCAAAAAGCGAAAGGCCTTCAAAATGAATGTAAAGGCAAGAAAAGATAAAAGAGGCGCAATTATTGGATATATGATAAAACTTGAGGAAGATTTTAACAGATCACGTGAATTGAATAAAATGAACAATACACAAAAGAAACCCGGAACAAAACCACAAACCCGGTTAAAGTAG
- the npdG gene encoding NADPH-dependent F420 reductase, giving the protein MKIGIVGGTGDIGEGMALRLSHIHEVILGSRDEAKACTASDCTIDTLRSRGVHAQCRGVSNQEAVDAGDVIVLALPFAHVESTLAGLSGFEDKIVVSPVNPIARSDHFSYDPPAEGSAAVFIKNRLPKSATVVSAFNNIAAHKWKELDALLDYSVAVCSDDADAKAIVMDLIWDIRSLTPLDAGPLSVSSIVESITPLVLNIAKNNQMRDVGVYFR; this is encoded by the coding sequence ATGAAGATTGGAATTGTTGGCGGAACCGGGGATATCGGCGAGGGGATGGCTCTTCGCCTCTCCCATATCCATGAAGTTATCCTTGGATCAAGGGATGAAGCAAAGGCATGTACTGCGAGTGACTGCACTATTGACACCCTGAGGAGCAGGGGGGTTCATGCACAATGCAGGGGCGTCTCCAACCAGGAGGCTGTTGATGCCGGTGATGTTATTGTGCTTGCCCTTCCCTTTGCCCATGTCGAATCGACTCTGGCGGGGCTGTCAGGATTTGAGGATAAAATTGTTGTATCTCCGGTGAACCCGATAGCACGGTCCGATCACTTCTCCTATGATCCGCCTGCGGAAGGTTCTGCAGCCGTGTTTATCAAAAACCGCCTTCCAAAGAGTGCCACAGTCGTCTCGGCCTTTAATAATATTGCTGCTCATAAGTGGAAGGAACTGGATGCCCTTCTTGACTACTCTGTTGCGGTCTGCAGCGATGATGCCGATGCGAAAGCGATTGTGATGGACTTAATTTGGGATATTCGGAGCTTAACTCCCCTGGATGCGGGCCCATTATCTGTATCATCGATTGTTGAAAGTATCACCCCGCTTGTGCTGAATATCGCAAAGAATAACCAGATGCGTGATGTCGGGGTCTATTTCAGGTAG
- a CDS encoding Mrp/NBP35 family ATP-binding protein, translating to MTDQQYEQDCNGQCEGCSVKTDECEAKLPKKADIDVKHVVLVLSGKGGVGKSTVSVNLAYALSNHGFRTGLMDIDIHGPSIPKMLGLDEHKLQVMGEKILPARVTGSLSVISMAFLLPEKSTPVIWRGPMKMAAIQQFLSDVDWGELDFLVVDLPPGTGDEALSIVQLAPNIAGAIIVTTPQDVAVLDSSKALRFIEQIGLKPLGIVENMSGMVCPHCQEEVDLFGKEGGKKAAEEFKVPFLGSIPLDIDMRKAGDEGKPFIIRRGDSPTWKAVDAVMENLIDVIEK from the coding sequence ATGACCGATCAACAGTATGAACAGGATTGCAATGGACAGTGCGAAGGATGCAGCGTCAAAACTGATGAGTGCGAGGCAAAACTTCCAAAGAAAGCTGATATCGATGTGAAGCATGTGGTTCTTGTCCTCTCGGGGAAAGGAGGCGTCGGGAAGAGTACGGTTTCTGTAAATCTTGCCTATGCGCTCTCCAACCATGGATTCAGGACAGGCCTCATGGATATCGATATCCATGGGCCGAGCATTCCCAAGATGCTTGGGCTGGATGAACACAAACTCCAGGTGATGGGAGAGAAGATCCTGCCTGCCAGGGTTACCGGATCGCTCTCTGTTATCTCAATGGCGTTTCTGCTTCCTGAGAAGTCTACACCGGTTATCTGGCGTGGCCCGATGAAGATGGCTGCGATCCAGCAGTTCCTCTCTGATGTGGACTGGGGTGAGCTTGATTTCCTTGTTGTCGATCTTCCGCCGGGAACAGGAGATGAAGCACTCTCTATAGTGCAGCTTGCACCAAATATTGCCGGTGCAATCATCGTGACCACTCCCCAGGATGTTGCAGTGCTCGATTCAAGCAAAGCACTCAGATTTATTGAACAGATCGGGCTGAAGCCGCTTGGGATTGTCGAAAACATGAGTGGCATGGTCTGTCCCCACTGCCAGGAAGAGGTTGACCTCTTTGGAAAGGAGGGTGGCAAAAAGGCTGCAGAGGAGTTCAAAGTTCCGTTCCTTGGAAGCATCCCTCTTGATATCGATATGAGGAAGGCAGGTGATGAAGGGAAGCCTTTCATTATCCGGCGTGGGGATTCCCCCACCTGGAAGGCTGTCGATGCCGTGATGGAAAACCTTATAGATGTCATTGAGAAGTGA